In Euphorbia lathyris chromosome 2, ddEupLath1.1, whole genome shotgun sequence, the sequence GATTTAGAGGAGTTAAAAAACATATTTGGGATGTTACCAGCTGCAGTGGTGAGGGCTTTCTCCCATGAGTATGGGTGGATACGACACTTGATATATGTACCAACTCACCCCACTATGCTTAAGGCATTGGTCCAATTCTGGAATCCTAGCATCAGATGTTTCATGTTCGGTATGAACGATTTGACTCCCACCCTAGAAGAGTACCACTGTTTAACTCATATCCCGCTGACCAAGGAAAGCAGACTCTTCACTTATAATAACAATGAAAAGGCAAAGAAACAGCTAGCCAGATTGATAGGGCTTCAAGCCAAGGATATAGAAGGGTGGGAAACAGATCGAGAATTCAGTGTACCTAAGATGATGGCGTTTGCAGTAGATAATCTTTGCAATGACAATGGAACTCGGATGCTGGCTTTATTACTTTATGGTCTAGTGCTATTTCCAAGATGTTTAGGAAGGGTAGACTCAGCGGTTGTTGTCTACTTCTCAAAGGTGGTTCAGGGTGCTAAAGGTGTAAACCCTGTAATAGGGATATTAGCGGAAACCTTCCGTTCTTTAGATTATTGCAGAATCAATAGAGGTGGAAGGTTCGTGGGGTGCGCGCCACTGCTATGCATATGGGCTCTAAGTCATTTTCACTGCCCGGAGCGCTTTGGCTTCCcagaaataaaatacaataagaGTTACAACCAGTACAAGAACTATGTCACAGATTTTGGGGAAGCTATATGGCCAAAGAAACGTCCATCGAAAAAAGAATGGTCTAGATTCCTTCAGAAAATAGACTCGTCCGACATCGTGTGGTTACCGGCTTGGAAGGAAAAGCTTCACACCATATATCGCTGTGGCGAATTCCTTTGGGTACCTTTGTTAGGTCCATGGGGAGGAACCGGATACGCCCCTTGCTTAGTAAGAAGACAGGCCGGATCTCGTCAATTTGTTCCAACTACGTACGGTCTGGATCAAGCCCACTTCACTTATGGAGAAACAAACACGAGGGACAAAGTCAATGCCGTAATAAAAGCTTGGGAAAACTTGAAAGTTATCTCAAATCGGGACCAGACCGGGGGCATTAGCGGAGAATATATTTCATGGCACCAAAGGTTTGCGGCTGAACTCACTCTATGTTTGCAAGAGGATGAAGTCTTTGAATCTAACGAGTTGCCTCGATCCACCAACCTAGATGAAGTTGTTGACGCTCAGCCTATGGAAATTGATGGGTTTGAAGCGCTTGAGGAACGGATGATGGGAATGAGGATAGAGGAGTTAGAAAGGAGAATAGCTTATGTAGAGCATGAAAGAGACTCGGCAATCCACGAGAGGAACTTGGTAATCCATGAGAGGAATGCAGCGATTTATGAAAGGGATTTAGTAATCCATGAACGAGATGAGGCAGCTCTTAAACACCAACTTTGTGTTGAGGAAGCAACCGGAAAACTTCGAGAGAATGAAGACCAGATCCGGGAACTCAGAGCTTTATATCATTCTAGCCAGCAACAAGTGAATAGCATGTGGGACGATGTGCAGCGGCTGTATGATCAGGATAAACTCCATCAAGAACAAGGAGACTTGACGAAGGAACAAATTAAGAGGGCCATGACCATTCTCAGGGAAACTGCGGCACGAGCTCGATGCATAGCACAAGAGTTAGCACAACTCAAAGACCAGCTAGTGATAGCCGATGCTAGTGGAGTTAGTTTATCATGTTATCTTGACGGACTCATCAGAGAACTAGAGTTCTATGGCAATCACGGATGAAGATTCTGATCGAGATTTTATTGAATATTATCTGTTATGTCATATTTTGGATATTGTGTGAGAAAACTTGTTTTGATGTATTGTAATCTTCATATAAGTATTTGTCTGCATGTCATtggtttttctttcttctctccttgcTATAcataaatcatgaaaataaagattttaattaacaattcaTTTTAACGCCAGCAGTTCGCCAAGAACGATATAATCACCCCTGGCTCATTTTTACGAAACCCGGGCGAGAGTAAGAATGATGAACGAAGAGGCATATGAAGAAATGAGGAAAGAAATGGAAGAGTTAAAGGAACAAATGGCTAAGTTGGCTGGGCTAGCAGATCTAAAGGGTCAAATGACTCAACTAATGGATATTGTGAAAGGAAAATCAACAACAGAGACTCAAAAAGCGCCTGAATCACACGGCGCTGGGACCTCTTCTTCCTCTCacgggaaaaagaaagatactatttttattgaaataccGAGGAATGAAGAGGTTCATCAAGAAGCACCCGTCGTCCCAGATCTTGACGACGtaaaaataagggatgaattgAGAAAGTTTGCTACTGAAAGGAGTCTGCTGGAAGAAAGGTTGAAGGCCATCGAAGGGGTCAATGGAACCACAGACGCTACGACACTTTGTCTGGTTTCAGATATCGTGATACCCTACAAATTCAAATCTCCCGAATTTGAGAAGTTTAGAGGGGCTTCTTGTCCACAAACTCATATGACAATGTACTGCAACAAGATGGCAGCCTACGCCAGCAATGATAAGCTTTTAATGCATATTTTTCAAGAAAGCCTTAAGGGGCCGGCATTAAGGTGGTATACCCAACTTGATCGAGCTCATATTCGCAAATGGAAAGACTTAGCAGACACTTTCATGAAGCAATACAAACACAACATGGATATGGCCCCTAATATAGAGGATCTGAGGACCATGGAGAAAAAAGATTCTGAAACCTTCAAGGAGTATGCCCAGAAATGGAGAGACAAGGCGGCAGAGGTGATCCCACCTTTGTCCGATAAAGAAATGATATCTAGCTTTTTGGATACTCTTAAACCACCCTTTTACAACATGATGTTAGCCAACACAACTGGGAGCTTTTCTGATTTTGATGTGGCGGGAGAAAGGATAGAGCAGGCCATACGAAAGGGAAAATTAGAGAGTAGTTCGCCAGACAAGAATGCTTTTCGGAAGGGTATCgtaggaaaaaagaaagaagaggagACACATATGATTCACGGGTATCCATCTACAGAATATTCTAACTTCTCTCAGGGACCAAGCGCTTTCACCCCAAACATACCTCAAAATGGGTTTGTTGCACACGCCGCAGGGGGTTCGCAACAAAGGAATTGGAACAATACTTCCAATCAGGGGAATAACTTTTCCCAAAACACCATGGCCAGGAGACCGCAGGAGCCGATTGATCCAATTCCTATCACGTATGCTGAACTGCTTCCCCAACTACTCCAAAGCAGACAGGTGTCAATTAGTCCTATAGAACCCATGGCACCGCCATATCCTAAATGGTACGATGCTAATGCCAAGTGTGAATACCATGCGGGAGTGTTAGGGCATAATATCGAAAATTGCACTGCTTTTAAGAGAAAAGTTCAGCAACTGGTCAAAGCAGGATGGTTAAAGTTCAATCAACGAGATCAGAAACCAAAAGTGAATAAGAATCCACTTCCTAACCATGATGCAAAGGTAGTGAATGCGGTGACGAATGATGATCGTTGCTTGGTCAAGACCAAAGTAGAGGAAATAATGATGCCAATGGAACACTTATACCGCATAATGTGCAAAATAGGACTACTCGAGGAACATCCTGAAGGGAGAACCACATGTAGCTATCACGCGGAGAAAGTGGGACACCTAATCACGGAATGCGATCAGTTCAAGCAAAAGGTCCAAGAATGTATGGATGCGAAGATGTTAATTTTTGAGGCATCGAGTCAGAGAGTAGCAGGTGTGAACATGGTGCAAAGGGAGGAATCATCATTGCCGGTTCCTATAGTGATTAACTATGATGGAAGGCAACCAGCTCTCGTTGGGGATCTTGAATCTACTTTCATGACAAAGTTGATCATTCAGGCTCCAACTCCTTTCCCATTTGAGAGTACACGGGCAGTACCTTGGAAGTATGATAGTATGGTAGTACCACAAAATTGTAGTACCAGTCACGTGGAGGGTTTGGCTGACATTTATGGAACGACGGGAATGACTAGGAGTGGCCGGTGTTTCACATCAGAGGAAGTAGAAAAGAGACGTCGAGAAAATACAGAAAGGcgtagaaaaggaaaagcaaAAGAGGGTGATACGGTAGAGGACCCTTTGGAGAAAGAATTCGATACCTCAGATAAGTCATCCACTAAGGAAATTGTTACGGAGGATGAAGCTTGTGAATTCCTAAAGTTGGTAAAGCAAAGCGAGTACAGAGTGATTGAACAATTGAACCAAATACCGGCTCGCATATCCTTATTGTCATTGATAATGTCGTCAACATCCCATAGAGCAGCTTTACTCAAGATTTTGGACCAGGCATATGTATGCCATGATATATCGGTGGAGAACCTGAATAATATAGTAGGTAATGTGGTAGCATCCAACTATCTCACCTTTACAGATGATGAAATACCGATGGAGGGTACGGGGCACACCAAGGCGCTGCATATCTCTGTTAAATGCAAGGATCACGCTGTTGCAATGGTGTTGATTGATGATGGGTCATCCCTCAATATCATGCCCAGATCGACTTTAGCTCGATTGCCCGTGGATAGTTCATACATAAAGCCTAGCAACGTTCTAGTCAGGGCTTTCGATGGAACTAAAAGAGAGGTGATAGGTGATGTGGAGTTGCCAATTCAAATTGGACCAGTGACATTTAACATCGCCTTTCAAGTCATGGACATCACCCCTACATATAGTTTGTTGCTTGGAAGACCCTGGATCCATTCTGCAGGAGCGATCCCGTCTTCGTTACATCAAAAGATCAAGTTCATAGTGAATGGGAAGCTAATAGAGGTATCTGGGGAGGAGGATATCTTGATAAGCAAATGCCCTTCGATGCCTTACATCGACGTCGCCGAAGAGTCAATCGAAAGCTCATTTCAGACCTTCGAGGTTGCAAGCGCAGCCTATACTACCAAAGGGCCGCAAATTTTTATGCCCCGACACTCTAAGGCAGTAATGGCAATGGCCAGGGAAATGATAAGAAGCCATTATCAGGCGCAAAGAGGTTTAGGAAAGGATAATCAAGGAAGGGCTGATTGTTTGGAACCTTTGGCAAACTACTTTCGAGTAGGATTGGGATACCACGCTACTAGGCACGAAAGGTGGAAGATACAACAACAAAAAAGAGAAGCCCGCCTTGCTAGGTTGGAAAATAGGGAGGTCAATGAAGATAAAAGGGAGTTTCCTCCCATAAGCAGTGCTTTCATAAGTAAGGGGAGGTTCTCGCTAAATGACGGGACGATGGTCATTTCAGTGATAGGGAAAGACGAGGGTGATCCAGGACCAAGTGACTGGGTGTCTGTTTGTGAAGGAGAGCTCCAGAATTGGAAAACTTATGATCTTCCTgtaaaaaagtaataataagcgttaatttctttaaattatgcCTAAGGTTTAAAGAATGAAATGTTATCTGGCGcccttttctttttcaataaaaaGTTATTCAATAAAGTGCAAGTTTTCACACCTACGACCATCTTTCTTGTATTTTCATATATCTATaccaatatttattttttctttttttctttttccttttatgatgTGTGCATTCAGGAGCAGTGATGAGGTATTTGACAATCATGATAATTATGAACCAATTGGCAATTTCGATAATTCGGTCTATGAAATGGACTTTGAAGGAGAAATTGAGGAAGAAATCCCTACAGAAATTGAAAGGATGTTAGAAGCAGAAAAGAAAACCATGGAACCACAAGCTGAGGCCCTAGAAGTAGTAAACTTAGGGACGGAAAAGGAGCCCAGAGAAGTTAAGATAAATGGAACTTTGGACCAAGACATCAAAGAAAGGCTAgcaagcttattaaaggaataTAAGGATGTGTTCGCATGGTCGTATGAAGATATGCCCGGTCTAAATACAGACATTGTGGTGCATAAGTTACCGCTAAAACCTGAATCCAAACCGGTGAAacaaaaattgagaaaaatgaaGCCGGAAACattgttaaaaataaaagaggaggtgaagaagcaatTTGATGCTAGCTTTTTAGCGGTATCTAATTATTCAGAATGGGTTGCAAATGTGGTACCAGTTCCAAAAAAGGATGGAAAGGTAAGGATGTGCGTAGATTACAGGGATTTGAATCGAGGCAGTCCGAAAGATAACTTTCCGTTACCCCACATTGACGTATTGGTGGATAACACCGCCGGGTACCATATGTTATCCTTGATGGATGGATTTTCAGGCTACAGCCAGATCTTGATGGATATGCTAGATAGAGAAAAAACAACTTTCGTAACCCTATGGGGAACCTTCTGTTACAAGGTGATGCCGTTTGGGTTAAAGAACGCAGGGGCAACGTACCAAAGGGCGATGGTCACTATATTCCATGACATGATGCATAAGGAAATGGAGGTATACGTGGATGATATGGTAGCAAAATCGCGAGCAAATGAAGATCACGTGGTCGTACTAAGGAAAGTCTTTGAGCGGCTCCGGAAATTTCAAATACGACTAAACCCTTCGAAGTGCGTGTTCGGCATTACTTCTGGAAAGCTCCTAGGATTCATTGTGAGTAGAAGAGGGATTGAAGTTGACCCAGACAAAATCAAGGCGATACTTGAGATGCCTCCcccaaaatcggaaaaagaagTGAGAGGTTTCCTAGGGAAGTTGAACTATATAGCTCGTTTCATAGCTCAATTAACTTCGACCTGCGAGCCGATCTTCAAGTTACTAAGGAAGTGCAATCCTTCCAAATGGAATCCGGATTGTCAAAAAGCCCTTGACAAGATAAAAGAATACTTGCAAAATCCACCGATATTGCAGCCCGTTAATCCGGATAAGCCGTTGTTGCTCTACTTAACGGCGCACGATAATTCCATGGGTGCACTCTTGGCACAACATGACGAAACAAAGAAAAAAGAGCATGCCATTTACTATGTCAGTAAAAAATCCACCGACTGCGAATCCAGATATTCCCCTCTAGAAAAGACTTGTGCGGCATTAGCCTGGGCGTCTCAGAGATTGAGACATTACATGCTAAATAATACTACGTGTTTGATCTCCAGGATGGACCCGGTTAAGTTCATCTTCGAAAAACCTGCATTAACGGGAAGGTTGGCCAGGTGGCAAGTCTTATTGTCTGAATATGACATTGTATATGTGGCTCAAAAGGCAATAAAGGGCTCGGTGATCGCGAATTTTCTCGCTGATTACCTCGTGGAACATGACCACCCGATGGAGGTGTCCTTCCCAGATGAAGACATTGTGGCTGTCGAGATAGATGAAAATCCCCTTAACGTGTGGACAATGAGGTTCGATGGAGCGTCCAACGCCATGGGTCATGGGATAGGGGTAGTTTTGGTATCACCAGAAGGTCAACACTTCCCTATCACAGCAAGACTATGTTTTCAGAATACCAACAATACGGCTGAGTATGAAGCATGCGCTTTAGGAGTCCGAGCTGCGTTAGAAATgggaataaaaaatttgaaagtttatggagattcggcTTTAGTCATCAACCAGCTTAATGGGGAGTGGGAAACTCGAGATAGTAAACTCATCCCATATCAAGAGCATATACAAGAAATGATCAAAAGTTTCCATTTCATCAAATTTGAACATGTATCCCGATTGGAAAACCAAATGGCAGACGCATTAGCAACCTTAGCCTCCGCATTTGAACTAGAGAAATGTCAAAAACTACCGGCCATCGAGATTAAGTTGCATGAAGACCAGGCCTATTGTGGGAATATAGAACAGGAGGCCGATGGGAAACCATGGTATCATGATATCAAGAACTACATACAGGAACAGATCTACCCCCAGGGGGCAACTAATAATGATAAGAGGGCGATAAGAAGATTGGCTACAAGTTTCTTCCTAAGCGGAGACATCTTATATAAAAGGAATCACGATACCACTTTAATCCGATGT encodes:
- the LOC136217423 gene encoding uncharacterized protein encodes the protein MMNEEAYEEMRKEMEELKEQMAKLAGLADLKGQMTQLMDIVKGKSTTETQKAPESHGAGTSSSSHGKKKDTIFIEIPRNEEVHQEAPVVPDLDDVKIRDELRKFATERSLLEERLKAIEGVNGTTDATTLCLVSDIVIPYKFKSPEFEKFRGASCPQTHMTMYCNKMAAYASNDKLLMHIFQESLKGPALRWYTQLDRAHIRKWKDLADTFMKQYKHNMDMAPNIEDLRTMEKKDSETFKEYAQKWRDKAAEVIPPLSDKEMISSFLDTLKPPFYNMMLANTTGSFSDFDVAGERIEQAIRKGKLESSSPDKNAFRKGIVGKKKEEETHMIHGYPSTEYSNFSQGPSAFTPNIPQNGFVAHAAGGSQQRNWNNTSNQGNNFSQNTMARRPQEPIDPIPITYAELLPQLLQSRQVSISPIEPMAPPYPKWYDANAKCEYHAGVLGHNIENCTAFKRKVQQLVKAGWLKFNQRDQKPKVNKNPLPNHDAKVVNAVTNDDRCLVKTKVEEIMMPMEHLYRIMCKIGLLEEHPEGRTTCSYHAEKVGHLITECDQFKQKVQECMDAKMLIFEASSQRVAGVNMVQREESSLPVPIVINYDGRQPALVGDLESTFMTKLIIQAPTPFPFESTRAVPWKYDSMVVPQNCSTSHVEGLADIYGTTGMTRSGRCFTSEEVEKRRRENTERRRKGKAKEGDTVEDPLEKEFDTSDKSSTKEIVTEDEACEFLKLVKQSEYRVIEQLNQIPARISLLSLIMSSTSHRAALLKILDQAYVCHDISVENLNNIVGNVVASNYLTFTDDEIPMEGTGHTKALHISVKCKDHAVAMVLIDDGSSLNIMPRSTLARLPVDSSYIKPSNVLVRAFDGTKREVIGDVELPIQIGPVTFNIAFQVMDITPTYSLLLGRPWIHSAGAIPSSLHQKIKFIVNGKLIEVSGEEDILISKCPSMPYIDVAEESIESSFQTFEVASAAYTTKGPQIFMPRHSKAVMAMAREMIRSHYQAQRGLGKDNQGRADCLEPLANYFRVGLGYHATRHERWKIQQQKREARLARLENREVNEDKREFPPISSAFISKGRFSLNDGTMVISVIGKDEGDPGPSDWVSVCEGELQNWKTYDLPVKKSSDEVFDNHDNYEPIGNFDNSVYEMDFEGEIEEEIPTEIERMLEAEKKTMEPQAEALEVVNLGTEKEPREVKINGTLDQDIKERLASLLKEYKDVFAWSYEDMPGLNTDIVVHKLPLKPESKPVKQKLRKMKPETLLKIKEEVKKQFDASFLAVSNYSEWVANVVPVPKKDGKVRMCVDYRDLNRGSPKDNFPLPHIDVLVDNTAGYHMLSLMDGFSGYSQILMDMLDREKTTFVTLWGTFCYKVMPFGLKNAGATYQRAMVTIFHDMMHKEMEVYVDDMVAKSRANEDHVVVLRKVFERLRKFQIRLNPSKCVFGITSGKLLGFIVSRRGIEVDPDKIKAILEMPPPKSEKEVRGFLGKLNYIARFIAQLTSTCEPIFKLLRKCNPSKWNPDCQKALDKIKEYLQNPPILQPVNPDKPLLLYLTAHDNSMGALLAQHDETKKKEHAIYYVSKKSTDCESRYSPLEKTCAALAWASQRLRHYMLNNTTCLISRMDPVKFIFEKPALTGRLARWQVLLSEYDIVYVAQKAIKGSVIANFLADYLVEHDHPMEVSFPDEDIVAVEIDENPLNVWTMRFDGASNAMGHGIGVVLVSPEGQHFPITARLCFQNTNNTAEYEACALGVRAALEMGIKNLKVYGDSALVINQLNGEWETRDSKLIPYQEHIQEMIKSFHFIKFEHVSRLENQMADALATLASAFELEKCQKLPAIEIKLHEDQAYCGNIEQEADGKPWYHDIKNYIQEQIYPQGATNNDKRAIRRLATSFFLSGDILYKRNHDTTLIRCVCFPYNQQLVEEVHEGFCGTHLGGHALARKILRMGYYWIKMESDCIKYVRKCHKCQIYADDMNAPSEQLHVMVAPWPFSMWGLDVIGPIEPKASNGHRFILIAIDYFTKWVEAASYASVTRTVVTKFMKNNIVCRYGLPERIITDNAKNFNNKTMEEMCMHFKIKHHNSTPYRPKMNGAVEAANKNIKKIVQKMALTYKDWHEMLPFALHGYRTTARTSTGATPFSLVYGMEAVLPVEVEIPSLRIMMEAGIEDSEWAQKRYDQLNFIEEKRLTAICHGQLYQRRLIKSYGKKVRPRQFREGELVLKKIILKNLDPRGKWTPKYEGPYVVKRAFTGGALTLTNMDGNELPNPVNSDSVKKYFA